The genomic window GGAATACCCATTTCGATTGCATCGTAAATTATAAAAACACGATCCCAAGAGGCATACGTTAGTTTTTCAATAATTTGCGCATAATTTTTATTCTCTTTACCATCAGCTCCTAGTCCGTTACGACTAATTTCTAGAGATTGCGCTGCTTTGTGTAAGGCTTCTTGAAAAGAACGCCCAATCCCCATAACCTCACCTACGGATTTCATTTGAAGTCCTAAAGTTCTATCAGAACCTTCGAATTTATCAAAGTTCCAACGTGGTATTTTTACAATTACATAATCTAGTGTTGGCTCGAAAAGTGCTGACGTAGATTTTGTAATTTGATTTTTTAATTCATCTAAATGATACCCTAATGCTAATTTTGCAGCAATTTTCGCAATTGGATAACCGGTTGCTTTACTTGCTAACGCAGAAGAACGTGATACACGTGGATTAATCTCGATAGCAATAATATCTTCATTCACATCTGGAGATACAGCGAACTGTACGTTACACCCTCCTGCGAAATCACCGATACTACGCATCATATGGATAGCCATATCACGCATTTTTTGGAAAGTTCTATCACTTAACGTCATTGCTGGCGCTACAGTAATTGAATCTCCAGTATGAATCCCAATAGGGTCCATATTTTCTATAGAACAGATGATAACTACATTATCATTTGAGTCCCTAAGTAACTCAAGCTCATATTCTTTCCAACCTATTAAAGCTTTATCAATCATTACTTCGTGGATTGGAGAAATCTCTAATCCGCGTGTTAATAACTCATCAAAATCTTCTTCTTTATGAACGAAAGATGCACCTGCACCTCCTAAAGTAAAAGAAGCTCTAATAATTAATGGAAAACCAAATTCCTGAGCAATTTCTTTACCTTTTAAGTAAGATGTAGCCGTAGCCTGAGGCGCCATTGGCACTCCTATTTTAAGCATCAACTCTCTAAACTGCTCTCTATCTTCAGTAATATTAATAGCATCAATATCGACACCTATAATTTCTACATCAAAATCTTTCCAAATTCCTTTTTCATCAGCCTCAATACATAAATTTAATGCCGTTTGCCCACCCATTGTTGGTAAAACAGCATCTATTTGAGGATGCTCTTTTAAAATCTGAATAATTGATTTTGTTGTTAAAGGAAGCAAGTAAACATGATCGGCCATAGAGGGGTCGGTCATGATAGTCGCTGGGTTAGAGTTGATTAAGACGGTTTCAATTCCATCTTCTCTAAGTGATCGCAAAGCTTGGGTTCCCGAATAGTCAAATTCGCAAGCTTGTCCAATTACAATTGGCCCTGAGCCAATAATTAATATCGATTTTAGTTTTGGATTTTTCGGCATTTTTACTCGTTATTTATTGTCACTTAATGAATTGCAAAAATAGTAATCAGTTGACATAAAAAAAGGCGTTACACTTAAGTAACACCTTTAATTTATCAACAATTGTTAATCATTTATTTCTTATGTCTAGTTTCAGTAGAAACAGATAATTTTTTTCTTCCTTTAGCTCTTCTACGTGCTAATACTTTTCTACCATTAGCAGAAGCCATTCTTTCTCTAAAACCGTGCTTGTTTCTTCTTTTTCTTTTAGAAGGCTGAAATGTTCTTTTACTCATTATCTTGTATCTTTAAAACTGAATTGTATGTTTAAACTTTGGCTTTGGTAATTCTCCAAAACTGACGGCAAATATACGAAGAGTTTTCACTTTGACAAATGTTATTAGAAAAAAAATATAATATTTTTATTCTAAACAAAAACAATGACAAAACCGCAATATATTTGACTTCGTTGGTCACTTTTATGATAAAGGTATCATTTGTTTTTCATAAAAATTTAGTTTCTTTGCACAATTAATAGTTAAATAGGAGGAAATTTTCTTCTAATTTCATACCAAAACTCAACCATGTACAATAAAATCATAAAACTTATTATCGCTGCCGGAATTATCGCTTTTGCTGTTTATCAATTTACAGAAAGCTATATAGGTAACGGTATTATGCTTATTTTGCTATCTCTTATATTTATTTTCTTATATTTTAAAAATGAATTTATTTTACTAGCGTTTTTAAAATTAAGAAAACAAGATTTTGAAGGCGCAACAAGATGGCTGAATAAAATTAAAAACCCAGAAACAGCTTTAGTAAAGAAGCAACAAGGGTATTACAACTATTTACATGGTATTATGGTATCTCAAACTAATATGAACGAGGCCGAAAAATATTTTAAAAAAGCACTAACATTAGGTTTATCTATGGATCACGATTTAGCGATGGCTAAATTAAACTTAGCTGGTATTGCTTTTTCTAAGAAACGAAAAATAGAAGCTCAAAAACTACTTACCGAAGCTACTAAATTGGATAAACAAGGTATGCTAACCGAACAGATTAAAATGATGAAGGATAACATGAAACGTGCCGTTGGACCTAACCAACACTATGGTGCTGGAGGTTCTGTAAGATCTCAAAAACGTAGAGGATAAATATATTTACATCGTCTTAAATAATCAATTTATAGATTATTAAAAAATTAATTAAACCTGAACAATAGCCTTATTGTTCAGGTTTTTTTTGATTTATCTATTTTATTTGAGTGCATCGCTATTTCCTAGCGAAACACGAGAAAACTCTTTAACCACAAAAAGTTTAATCTTTTTTTATTTTAATTGTAATATTTAAAGAAAAAAGCAGACAAATTGTAAACAACAATTATATGTTAAGATAAAACATAACAAAACGGAATTACTTATCTTTGCAGACTTAAAAATAAGATTTTTTTCGCAAATGAAAATGGATAATAACATAGAAGAACACGATGCTTTAGGCGAAGATCATGTTGGAACATCATCGAACACGCCTTTAAGAAATGATGCTTTTAAGCTTTCTGATTCAGAAAAAATAGACATTATTAAAGACGATGTCCGTCATATTATGGAAACGTTAGGGTTAGATTTAACCGACGATAGTTTAAACGGCACTCCAAATCGCGTTGCCAAAATGTTTGTAAACGAAATTTTTAGCGGTCTAGATCCAAAGAAAAAACCAAAAGCTTCAACTTTCGATAATAAGTACAAGTACGGCGAAATGCTTGTTGAAAAGAATATTACGGTATATTCAACTTGTGAGCACCATTTATTACCAATTGTAGGAAGAGCACATATTGCTTATATTTCTAACGGTACCGTAGTTGGTTTATCTAAAATGAACCGTGTTGTAGATTATTACGCAAAACGTCCGCAAGTACAAGAACGTTTAACCATTCAAGTTGTAAAAGCACTTCAAGAGGTTTTAAATACAGACGATGTTGCTTGCATTATAGATGCCAAACATTTATGTGTAAACTCTAGAGGTATTCGCGATATTGAAAGCAGTACTGTAACATCTGAATTTGGTGGTAAATTTAAAGAAGAAGCAACTAGAAGAGAGCTTTTAGAATATATTAAATTGGAGACTAAGTTTTAGGAAATATTTGTTGTTTGGGCGAAGTATATACTATAAAACAGACACATTTAGAAGTCATTTTCTAAATATGACATTATATAAGAACTTAACAACATATAACTAAACAGTAAATAGTATTTCAAATTAACAACAACCCATTAACAACATACAACAATGCAACTTTTCGAGCATAACCCTATAAAAATATACAATACACTTACAGGAAAAAAAGAAACCTTTAAATCTATTGAGCCAGGTTATGTTGGCATGTATGTTTGTGGCCCAACAGTTTACAGCAATGTACACTTGGGAAATGTAAGAACATTTATGTCGTTCGATATGGTGTTTCGCTACTTAAAGCATTTAGGATATAAAGTGCGCTATGTACGTAATATTACCGATGCTGGACATTTAGAAAATGATGCTGATGCTGGTGAAGATAAAATTACAAAAAAAGCAAGATTAGAGCAAATAGAGCCTATGGAAGTAGTACAACGCTACACCGTAGATTTTCATAATATATTAAATACGTTCAATTTTTTACCGCCAAGTATTGAACCTACAGCGACGGGACATATTATTGAACAAATTGAATTAATTTCGACTATAATTGATAACGGTTTTGGATACGTAGTGAACGGATCTGTATATTTTGATGTTCATAAATTTAACAAAACTCACGAATACGGTATATTAAGTAAACGTAAGTTAGAAGATTTAATACACAACACTCGCGAACTCGAAGGACAAAGCGATAAAAAAAATCCACAAGATTTTGCGCTTTGGAAAAAAGCCGAACCTCAGCACATTATGCGCTGGCCTTCTCCTTGGAGTGATGGTTTCCCTGGCTGGCACCTAGAATGTACTGCGATGAGTACAAAATATTTAGGTGACCAATTTGATATTCACGGTGGTGGAATGGATTTAAAATTCCCGCATCATGAATGTGAAATAGCTCAAAATGAAGCAGCTAAAGGCAAATCTCCTGTAAATTATTGGATGCATGCAAACATGTTGGAGTTAAACGGACAACGCATGTCTAAATCTACTGGAAACACCGTGAATCCAGATGAATTACTTTCTGGAAACAACCAGTTTTTCAGTAAAGCCTATGCGCCAAGTGTCATTCGTTTTTTTATTGCTCAATCTTCTTATAGAAGCGTTCTAGATTTAACTAATGATGGTTTATTAGCCAGTGAAAAAGGATTTTATAGATTAATGGATGCTGTTAATTTATTAGATAAATTAGAAGCTTCAAAAACATCTTCTATTGATATCAATGCTTGGAAACAATCTTGCTACGATGCCATGAATGACGATTTTAATTCACCTATTTTAATTGCAAATTTATTTGAAGCGGCAAAATACATTAACCAAATAAAAGAAGGTACTGAAACCGTTTCTGCTGAAGATTTAAACATATTAAAAGAAACCGTAAACATTTTTGTTTTTGATGTTTTAGGTTTGGAAAATTCAGCTAAAAATGATTCAGGAGCTGATAAATTATCTGGAGCCGTAAGTGTTTTAATAAAATTAAGACAAGATGCTCGTGCTAACAAAGATTTTGCTTTATCTGATAAAATACGCGATGAATTAGCCGAAGTTGGCATTGTATTAAAAGATGGTAAAGATGGTACAACGTATTCGGTTAACTAATATGTTGTCTTTATTAGCTTAAAGCGGAATCCAATTTAGATTTTAAGACTTTTGAATCTATATATTATGCTGAAAAAACTCTTAGTAGCACCATTTCTATTCATAATAAAGGTCTATCAAAAACTGATATCACCATTAACGCCAGCAACCTGTAGATTTCATCCTACTTGTTCACAATACTCAAAAGAAGCTTTAGAAAAACACGGCTTAATTAAAGGCGGCTGGTTAGCTATAAAACGAATTTTTAGTTGCCATCCTTGGGGTGGTTCAGGTTATGATCCCGTTCCAGAGAAGGATGATAAACAGAAAAAAACTCACTAATACTATTTCAGGTTTTTAAAAACGCAACAAATTGATCTTGATTTCCATAAGAAATCACAACCTCCTAGTATCAAAAATCAACTTTACAAAAGCCTTCTTCTTCTAAAAAAAACATTAAAACAGTTTGAATTCTTACAAACACGAGTTTTTATTCTTTCAAAAAAATAACCAAATAATTACATAACTATTTGATTATTAGTAGTTATTTTATTATTTTTATTAAATCTCTAATAAATAATTTCATTTTAAAGAGACTCTCCAATAATTTTTTTAATAGCAAAAGTGATGTCTACCTCCTATTTTAATTGAAGTAGATCGTCATTACGGTTTCATATTTCTAAGAAATCAAACAATTGATATTTTGAGCTATAACTAACTAATTTAACATGAAAATTGCAAGCAAAAAACAAAATGAACTATAGTCTTTTTTAGTTCTTAACACTAATTCACCTCGTTTTTGCTTTCACTTTCTGTTAATGCTATTAAAAAAAAAATGACTAAAAAAGCTAAAATTGTAGGCATTGCACACGACGTGAAAACGGTAAACTTCGTTATGCCAAATACCTTAACCAAAAAGTATGAACTAAAATCGTACATCGAAGTATCGGAAACCCGCTCTAGCAATAACATTAACACCATCGATTTAGATATAAACGACTTGGTTGCTATTCAATTTACAGACCAAACGGAATGGATTGGCCATCCAGCAGATGTTCAGGAAATTTACGACAAAAAAACATTAAACCAACGCTCAATTAATAGCAACGACTATGTTTTCGACACTCAAATATCGCATGAAGATGTTAGTCGTGGCTATATAAAACGTGCTCTGGTAAAAGTGTTTAGCGTATTTACACCTTCTACCAAAGTAGAAGAAGTTGCTATAACGGTTTTAGCTGAAGCATATGATAAAAAAACGCAACCTCATCCTGGAATTTATCAATTAGACGCTAGTTTCAATAAATCGAAATATAAAATCCCTACGGATACTTCCTTACCTTTTTTACTATTAATTCACGGCACATTATCTACAACTCTTGATGCTTTTAGTCAATTAAATAAAAACACCGAAACTTGGAATTCCATCCACAGTATTTACGGCAATCATATAATTGCGTTAGAACATTATACCCTTTCGGTTAGCCCGTTACAAAATGCATTAGATTTTCTAGAAGCTTGTCCAAACACGATTACTATTGATATTTTAAGCCATTCTAGAGGTGGTTTAGTTGCCGATATTTTAGCAAAATGCGATTTCAGAAATAAAATTAAAGGTTTTAGCACATTAGAGATAGGTATTTTAAAAGGTGATGAAGAAAAAGAGAATAGAGCTTTAATGGAGGCAATTAATGTAATTGTTCAACGTAAAAAAATCACTATTAATAAAGTGATACGTGTAGCTTCTCCTGCTAGTGGAACAACTATTTTATCAAGAAGAATTGATCATTATTTTAATTTAGTTTTGAATGCGGTTTCTCTTGCCTTCGGTGTTACCAATCCGTTATATCATTCGGTAAAAGCTTTTCTTTTAGAACTTGTAAGCCAAAAAGAGAATCCTGACGTTTTACCCGGGTTAAACAGTATGATGCCAGAATCGTTATTTCAGAAAATGCTAAATATTTCGGACACCACCGTAGCTAGCGATTTATACAATATTGCTGGTGATGCTGAAATTGGTGGCATAAATTTTAATTCTCTTAAAGTTATTCTTGCCAATTTATTTTATTTAGAAGCAAATGATTTGGTCGTGGATACACGCCGTATGGAACATGGGGTGATTAGAAATGATGGGATCTACAAATTCATATCTAAAAACAGTGAAACTAATCACTTTAATTACTTTTCTGAAAGAGAATCTAGAGCAGCTATTTTAGATGCCATAAAAGCTTCTGAAGGTTCACCTGCACTTTTATTTACAAAAGAAGTTTATAGCGAAGGTAAACGCGGAATTTTACTCGATAAACTTTCCATGGAAGGCATTAGTATCCGTCCAGAAATTATCACGCGCGACGTTGTTATTTTAATTCCGGGTATTATGGGGTCTACCCTTTCTAGAAGCAACGAAAACCAATGGGTTGACATGCGAAAGCTAAACCAAGGTGGCATCCCCAAAAACTTAAATATTAGCGCTACAAATGTTGATGCTAGCGGTGTAATTATTAAATATTATAATGAACTAGCCAACCATTTATTAGATCAATATGATGTTATAACGCTTGAATTTGATTGGAGAAAATCTGTAAAAGAAGCAGCCAAGGTTTTAAAAACTGAAATTGAAAACATCATTAATCATCATAAAGTTAAAATTCATATTATAGCACATTCCATGGGCGGTTTAGTTGCTCGCCAATGTATGATGAGTCATGCCGATACATGGGCACAATTCAAACAAAATCAAGCCAACAGGTTTATTATGTTAGGCACACCATGGCTAGGTTCTTATTTAATTATGGAAGTACTTACTGGGCATAGTGGTCGTGTTAAACAATTGGCTGCTATCGATTTTAAAAATGATAGAAGCGATTTATTAAGAGTGTTTTGGAAATTTCCAGGAATATTTGAATTGCTGCCAATAGAAAAAGAATCTGATAGACATTTTTGGGAAAAAGATTTTTGGGAAAAACTAGATGATAGTGCTAATTTAAAACACATGCCAAAACCTTCTAGTAACACAAAATCTTTAAGTGAGTTTGAAACTTATCGAGATGATGTTATCAGCTTTTTGGATAATTTAAATGATTCTGATTTTAACAATATCTTTTATATCTGCGGCCAAGCCGATAAAACGGTTTTCGACTATACATTAAAAGATCGTTTTCTTTCAAGAGATAAAAAATTAGTTTATAAAGCAACATCGCACGGTGATGGTAGCGTTACTTGGGCCACAGGCATACCAAAACAATTACTAAACAGTAACAACTTATACTATTCGCAAACCACACATGGCGATTTAGCGAATGAAGATTACATTTTCCAAGGCATAACAGATATTTTATCTACAGGAAGCACTAATGCGCTTAGTACACAAAAACCAAGTAATAGAGGAAGTGAAATTATTTCGGAAGTTTATGAATCGGTAGAACCAATCTTTGATTCCGAAGCTGTAGTGAACGCCATTTTCGATGTTAAAAAACAAATAAAAATAGAAACAGAATCCTTTAACGTAAAGGTTATTCATGGCGATTTAAAAGTAGCCTCCTACCCCGTTATGGTTGGGCATTTCTTTATGGATTTAATTTTAAGTTCGGAAAAAGCCTTAGACGATTATTTAAACAGCAGATTATCGCAACGTATGGGAATTGGTTATTACCCTGGCCAAGTTGGAGAAAGCGAAGTGTTTTTTAATTTAAATACACAACCTAAAGGCGCCGTTGTTTGTGGTTTAGGAAGTCCAGATGCACTTACATCATTCCTACTTGCTAAATCCGTTAAACAAGCCGTATTGAAATATGCTATGTTTATGCGAGATAATTACACCTTGCCTAGAGCTAAAAAATATGCAAAAGGCATCTCGCTAGTATTAATGGGTATTGGTTATGGACAATTACCTGTAGAAGAATCTATTAAGGGCATACTTTTAGGTATTGCCAATGCAAACAAACAAATTAAAGAAACTGAAGAAGGCTTACAATGTATTAAAAATATTGAAATTGTAAATTATTATGAGTCAGTAGCCAGCGAAGCTTATTTCAGTCTATCTAGATTACAAAACAATGATGACCGCTTAAAATTTAGATTAGAAAAAGGAATAACCAAACGTACTGGCGCTAAAAAACGAAACATATTCCACAATGACGAATACGAACGTTGGTTCAACCTTCATATTGATAGTGTTAAAAATGACAATCTAATCTGTGAAAATAATGAAGGAATTACAGGTTTTAAATATTATTCATCAACGGGACTAGCACGTGTTGAACAAGAAATGGTAGGCATTGGTTTACATAAAATAAATCATTTAATAAAAGAAATGTCTACCAGTTCTACCTGGGATACACGATTATCAAAATCCTTGTTCGAAATGCTTGTACCTAACGAGTTTAAAAACACCTTTAGAAATCAGAACAATTTAATATTAAAATTAGATAAATACGCAGCCCAATTACCTTGGGAATTACTTCACGATAGCCATACTACAGATGTACCTGGCTCGGTAACCTCAAGTTTTATTAGGCAATTAATAACTAACGACTCGGTGCGTTTTAATCAAGTATCTTTAAATAATATTGAGGCTTTTGTTGTTGGAGACCCTATGTATTACCAAAACGATTTACCCCAATTACCAGCCGCTAAAGTAGAAGGCGAATGGGTTGCAAATACACTAAAAAATGCATCATATAATGTTAATGCCCTAATAAATTCAACGGCAAAAAATATTATGATGGAGTTATTTAGTAAGCCATACAAAATGATGCACTTTGCCGGACATGGCATTTACGATCCAGAAAACTGCAATGTTGGCATCGCTATAGGAAATGGTATTTGCATAGATCCAGCCATGATAAACCAAATTGGTTATGTACCCGAATTTGTATTCATAAATTGTTGTTACTCGGGAACTTTAAACGCAAAAGATGATGCCTACAGCAAAAACAGATATCGTTTGGCAGCTAACATTGGTACACAACTTATAGAAATGGGTGTAAAAGCTATAATTATTTCGGGTTGGGCTGTTAATGATGGAGCTGCAAAAGTATTTTCGGAAACCTTTTACGAAAAAATGTTCAAAGGCTATGCTTTCGGTACAGCCGTGCAAAAAGCGCGTTTAGAATGCTTTCAAAAATATAGAAATTCTAATACTTGGGGAGCTTATCAATGTTATGGAAATCAATATTATAAATTTCAAAACCAATTAAAATCTAGCCATCATACACACGAATATGTAGTAGCTTCACAGGTTTACACCGATTTAGATAATCTCTTTATTACCATTAGAGATAAAAAAGAAGATCATTCATCGGCTCTTAGAAAGCTGGACCAATTTATTGATCGTGCCGAGGCATCTAATTTACTAGACGCGGTAGTTTTAGAAAAAGAAGCTATGATTTATGATGAATTGGGCATGCCTGGCGTGGCTTATCAAAAATATAAAGACCTTTTCGAATTTGATAACGGCAACTATTCAATTAAAGCATTAGAACAATATTGTTCCGTACAATCCTATCGCTTAGGAGAAGATGTTAAATTGGCTAAAAAAGATAACAAAAGTCAAACAATTCCAGAAATTATTTCAACCTATTTAAATGAAATAAAACTTCTAACACTCGCCGGAAAAAACCCAAGCCGATTAAATATAATTGCCAATGCTTACAAAAATTCTGCTATTCATTTAGAACCTAAAGAACGTATTGATCAGTTAAAAATGGCATATAGCTTTTATAAAGATGCACTAATAATTTCTAAAGACCAACACAGCGGTCAATATCTAGATGCCATTTCTAACATGATATATATTGGGCAATTTTTAGAACAACTAGGCGATAAAAAATTAATGGTTCGTTTTAAAGAAAACAAGACTTTCTCTAAGATTAAAAACCTTGAAAAATACTTAACGGATTTTTATGCTGAACTAGATGACTACGATAAAGCCGATCTAGATGTTTCTGTACTTATAGGTATGACCGAGATAAGCTATACCTTAATTTTAATTAACCCGAAAAACATCAATAAAGAGGAACAGAATATATTAAAGTGGTACCGAAAAATATTCAGCCAATTGTACAGTCCACGCTATATAAACATTGAAGTTTCTCAAATCGATTTCTTTCTAGGTTATGTTGAAGATCCAAAAACCCGTAAAAGCCTAAATTACATTAAAAGTGAATTGAATAAATACTAAAAATCATGAAAAACCCCTCAAAAATTATCGTTTTAATAAGCTTATGTTGCTTTCTAACATCATGCTATTCTGTGCGTTTACGCAGTATTAATGGAGCTTACCAACCCGACCCGCTTTCCACAAGGACCGATTATTACCGCAATATGGCGGTTAAAGAATTAGACACCGTAATTAAAATAGATATCTCCTCTAAGGATTTCACCCTTCTTATAAAAGAAACTGAAAGATGTAAAACAGGTAAACTACATACTGTAGAATTTCGAAATACTTTTGGTGGTTCTTTACTTAGTATGGTCACTTTTGGCCGAAAACGTAAAATGAAAATTAAATACGTATGCATGCAACCAACAAACTAAAACTATGGCTACTACAAAAACACATACATTAAAAAAATGGGACACACTGCATAACAACGGCCCATTCGATATAAAAAAACTATACGTAACCGAACTAGAAGGTGATGGGAACATGCCAAAAAAACTTGATCGATACAACGATGCAGCAAAAGAAATAAGAAGGTTAATTAAAGAATCTCACGATGCTAATCACGGTTTTAGAGCTTACGGATCTGCCTGGTCCATGAATAATATTGCCAGCCATAAAGACCGAATGCATTACAATGGGTTTATGAATATACATATTCCGATAGAACCTAAAAATTGTCATCCTGATACCGATTTCGATGCTTCAAATTTATTTTTATTTGAATGTGGCACAACAATAAAACGTGTTTCCGAAGTATTATCAGCACACGGAAAATCACTAAAAACAACAGGAGCAAGTAATGGGCAAACACTTGCTGGATGTATTTCTACTGGTGTTCATGGTTCTGCATTACATGTTGGTTCCGTTCAAGATTATGTAGTTGGCTTAAACTTAATTATTGGGCCAAACCCAGAGGATATTGTGTATTTGGAACGCCATACAAAGCCTGCTTTAAACAACGCTTTCGCGGAAAACATAAGCAAAAGAGTAATTCGAAACGATGGTTTATTTAATGCAGCTCTTGTAGGGCTGGGTGCTTTCGGGTTTATTCACGGTATTGTTATTGAAGCCGAACCGCGCTTCTTATTAAAACGCTATGTAAAAAAAATTGATAAAGGTTTAGCTTTAGAACTGGCCGAAACTTTAGATTTTAAAAACTCTACTTTTAAAATCCCTGAAGAAACAACCGACGATGGTTTAGGCAACACACCATATCACTATAAAGTTTTCATAAATCAATACAGTCAAGAGAATAAATATGTAGTAGAATTAATGTATAAAAAGCCGTACCAAACCAATTATAAAGATCCTTTTCCTATAATAAAACAATCTTTATATCGCGATTTAATATACTTATTCACTAAAATGGCAGAGAATTTCCCTAAAAGCATTCCTTGGCTAGTAAAACGTTTACGCAAATCCATTTTACCAAAAGTAGACGAAGAATTAACAGGGACTTTACCCGAAATATTTTGGGATGCACCTTATCAAGGTCCTGCATTTGCTTGCTCTTTTGGAGTAAGCCATACCGATTCTCCAAAAGCATTAAAACTCCTAGCCGATTTAACGAATAACGAAGGTCCTATTCCAGGAATTTTTGCTATGCGCTTTGTTAAACAAACTAAAGCTACTCTTGGTTTTACAAAATTCCCAGTAACCTGTATGTTAGAAATTGACGGCGTTCTATGGAAAAAAACTA from Algibacter sp. L1A34 includes these protein-coding regions:
- a CDS encoding CHAT domain-containing protein, whose product is MTKKAKIVGIAHDVKTVNFVMPNTLTKKYELKSYIEVSETRSSNNINTIDLDINDLVAIQFTDQTEWIGHPADVQEIYDKKTLNQRSINSNDYVFDTQISHEDVSRGYIKRALVKVFSVFTPSTKVEEVAITVLAEAYDKKTQPHPGIYQLDASFNKSKYKIPTDTSLPFLLLIHGTLSTTLDAFSQLNKNTETWNSIHSIYGNHIIALEHYTLSVSPLQNALDFLEACPNTITIDILSHSRGGLVADILAKCDFRNKIKGFSTLEIGILKGDEEKENRALMEAINVIVQRKKITINKVIRVASPASGTTILSRRIDHYFNLVLNAVSLAFGVTNPLYHSVKAFLLELVSQKENPDVLPGLNSMMPESLFQKMLNISDTTVASDLYNIAGDAEIGGINFNSLKVILANLFYLEANDLVVDTRRMEHGVIRNDGIYKFISKNSETNHFNYFSERESRAAILDAIKASEGSPALLFTKEVYSEGKRGILLDKLSMEGISIRPEIITRDVVILIPGIMGSTLSRSNENQWVDMRKLNQGGIPKNLNISATNVDASGVIIKYYNELANHLLDQYDVITLEFDWRKSVKEAAKVLKTEIENIINHHKVKIHIIAHSMGGLVARQCMMSHADTWAQFKQNQANRFIMLGTPWLGSYLIMEVLTGHSGRVKQLAAIDFKNDRSDLLRVFWKFPGIFELLPIEKESDRHFWEKDFWEKLDDSANLKHMPKPSSNTKSLSEFETYRDDVISFLDNLNDSDFNNIFYICGQADKTVFDYTLKDRFLSRDKKLVYKATSHGDGSVTWATGIPKQLLNSNNLYYSQTTHGDLANEDYIFQGITDILSTGSTNALSTQKPSNRGSEIISEVYESVEPIFDSEAVVNAIFDVKKQIKIETESFNVKVIHGDLKVASYPVMVGHFFMDLILSSEKALDDYLNSRLSQRMGIGYYPGQVGESEVFFNLNTQPKGAVVCGLGSPDALTSFLLAKSVKQAVLKYAMFMRDNYTLPRAKKYAKGISLVLMGIGYGQLPVEESIKGILLGIANANKQIKETEEGLQCIKNIEIVNYYESVASEAYFSLSRLQNNDDRLKFRLEKGITKRTGAKKRNIFHNDEYERWFNLHIDSVKNDNLICENNEGITGFKYYSSTGLARVEQEMVGIGLHKINHLIKEMSTSSTWDTRLSKSLFEMLVPNEFKNTFRNQNNLILKLDKYAAQLPWELLHDSHTTDVPGSVTSSFIRQLITNDSVRFNQVSLNNIEAFVVGDPMYYQNDLPQLPAAKVEGEWVANTLKNASYNVNALINSTAKNIMMELFSKPYKMMHFAGHGIYDPENCNVGIAIGNGICIDPAMINQIGYVPEFVFINCCYSGTLNAKDDAYSKNRYRLAANIGTQLIEMGVKAIIISGWAVNDGAAKVFSETFYEKMFKGYAFGTAVQKARLECFQKYRNSNTWGAYQCYGNQYYKFQNQLKSSHHTHEYVVASQVYTDLDNLFITIRDKKEDHSSALRKLDQFIDRAEASNLLDAVVLEKEAMIYDELGMPGVAYQKYKDLFEFDNGNYSIKALEQYCSVQSYRLGEDVKLAKKDNKSQTIPEIISTYLNEIKLLTLAGKNPSRLNIIANAYKNSAIHLEPKERIDQLKMAYSFYKDALIISKDQHSGQYLDAISNMIYIGQFLEQLGDKKLMVRFKENKTFSKIKNLEKYLTDFYAELDDYDKADLDVSVLIGMTEISYTLILINPKNINKEEQNILKWYRKIFSQLYSPRYINIEVSQIDFFLGYVEDPKTRKSLNYIKSELNKY
- a CDS encoding FAD-binding protein, translated to MATTKTHTLKKWDTLHNNGPFDIKKLYVTELEGDGNMPKKLDRYNDAAKEIRRLIKESHDANHGFRAYGSAWSMNNIASHKDRMHYNGFMNIHIPIEPKNCHPDTDFDASNLFLFECGTTIKRVSEVLSAHGKSLKTTGASNGQTLAGCISTGVHGSALHVGSVQDYVVGLNLIIGPNPEDIVYLERHTKPALNNAFAENISKRVIRNDGLFNAALVGLGAFGFIHGIVIEAEPRFLLKRYVKKIDKGLALELAETLDFKNSTFKIPEETTDDGLGNTPYHYKVFINQYSQENKYVVELMYKKPYQTNYKDPFPIIKQSLYRDLIYLFTKMAENFPKSIPWLVKRLRKSILPKVDEELTGTLPEIFWDAPYQGPAFACSFGVSHTDSPKALKLLADLTNNEGPIPGIFAMRFVKQTKATLGFTKFPVTCMLEIDGVLWKKTKKIISLTEYSKRMIEVLKENNIPFTIHWGKSNDWAFPNLVKHIYGNEAVKTWKQYRHALLSEEMAQLFSNTFLENVDLAELNIDPTETPITDDDLIASL